The DNA sequence CCTCCCTTGACGAGGTCGAATAGCACCGCGAGCGCCGCCGAAGTGTTCAGGTCGTCGTCCATCGCCGCTTCGAAACGCTCCAGAGCGCTCCTCGCCGCTTCTCGGGACGCCTCCGAGGCGTCTCCTGGCCGCATCACCTCGGAGAGGCGATCGAGAAAATCATCGACTCTGCGGATCGCGGTCTCCGCCTGGCGCAGTCCTTCGCGAGTGAAGTTCAGCTGCTGCCGGTAATAGACGGAAAGAAGCAGATAGCGGATGGCCATGGGGGAGAAGCCCTCGTCCACCAGCTCTCGAACGGTGTACTGGTTACCCTTCGATTTCGACATCTTTTCGCCCTCGACGAGCAGGAACTCGGTATGCATCCAGTGTCGGACGAACGGTTTTCCCGTGGCCCCTTCGCTCTGGGCGATCTCGTTCTCGTGGTGCGGGAAGATCAGATCCACTCCACCCGCGTGGAGATCGAACGTCTCACCGAGAAGCTTCATACCCATCGCCGAGCACTCGAGGTGCCACCCGGGGCGACCCGGTCCCATCGGCGCATCCCAGAAAGGCTCGCCGTCCCTCGGTGCCTTCCAGAGAACGAAGTCCCGCAGGTTCTCCTTCGAGTAATCGTCGGAATCCACGCGGGCACCGGCCTTCATCCCGGCGACGTCGATCCGAGAGAGCTTTCCGTAATCGGCGAGCGAATCGACCTTGAAATAGACGGACCCGTTGCTGCGGTAGGTATGCCCCCGTTGCTCCAGCTTCTGGACGAGCTCGATCATGGCGTCGATGTATTCGGGGTCGGTGGCTCGCGGGTAGTGCTCGGCCCGTTGAATGCCGAGCGTATCGCAGTCCTCGTAGAAGTAGTCGATGAATTTCTGAGTGTACTCGCGGAGGGGAACTCCCGCCGCGTTGGCGCCCTCGATCGTCTTGTCGTCGACGTCGGTGAAATTCGTCACCTGGGTCACGCGATATCCCTTGAATTGCAGGTAGCGCCTGAGGATGTCCTGGGAGACGAAGGTGCGGAAGTTGCCGACGTGACCCCGGTTGTAGACGGTGAGGCCGCACGTGTACATGCGCACGTGGCCCGGCTCGATGGGCTCGAACGGCTCGAGCCGCCCGCCGAGCGTGTTCGTCAGCTTCAAAACCATTTTGTTTCCTTCAGTTCCGCTGCACGACCATCAAGGTCAAATCATCCGTCAAGCCGGCGTCCGCCGCAAAGACACGAACACGGCTTACCAGCTGGGCGACGATCTCGCGTGACGGCCGGCCTCTGAGTCGGGTCGCGAGGTCGATAATCCTTTCATCCTCGAACTCCTCCCCCTCGGGACTGCGGGTCTCGGAGAGCCCGTCGGTGAACATGACGACGAGATCTCCCGGCTCGAGGAAGACGCGCCCTTGCCGCGTCCGAATCTCGGGGAGAAGGCCGATCACCGGCGCACCCTCGACCAGCCGCTCGACCTCACCGCCTTGCCTCACCAGGAGAGGATAGCAATGGCCGGCATTGATGAAGTTCAGCTCGCCCGTCGTTGCGTCGAGGGAGGCGAAAAAAGCGGTGACGTAACGATTCAGCTCGGTATTTTCGTAGACGATCTCGTTCAGACGGACGCTCAGTGCGTCGAGGGTCAGGTCGCCGATGCCCGCGAGAGCGTGAAGCGCCGCGTGCACCGAGGCCATGAGGAGCGCTGCGCCCGTTCCCTTGCCCGACACGTCGGCGATGACGAGCCAGTGCTTGCTGCCCTCGCGCTTCAGGTAGTCGAAGTAGTCTCCACCCACGGTGAGACAGGGGATGTTGATCGCGGCAATGTCCCAGCCGGGAATATCGGGCTCGCCATCGGGGAGGAGCCCTCGCTGAATCTCGCGCGCGAGGGCCATTTCCTTCTCGATCTTCTGTTTCTCGATCCATTCGCGTGTGAGTCTGAGGTTGTCGAGCGCCGATGCCGCTTGAGACGCGAGGGCGCGAAGGAACTCGCGATCCTCATCGCCGGGCGGCTTGCCCGAGGCTCGTGGCCCGAGAAGGAGCGCGCCATGGCTGACGTCTCCCGATCGGAGCGGAACGACCAGGTCGATCCCCAGGCTCGCCACGAGCGTTCGCATCGATTCGTCGTCCAGGTTCTCGACGCGGCTGTCGTCGGAGAGCGACCCGAAATAGGCGCTCACACGCTCGAGATCCCGACGCCCCTCGGGCTCGAGCGGAACTCCTCTCTCGACGACGACGCTTCCTTTCTCCAGCACCAGTGCCCGAGTGGTCAACACGTGCCCCATCGCGCTGGTGAGGAGCACTTCGTAGACCCGGCTGGCATCGGGGCTCCGGTTGAGCTCGCGCGTGATATCGAAGAGCGAGTTGAGCTGATAGACCTTGAAGGAGAGCCTCTGATTCAACTCTCGAAGCTCTTCATAGATGCGTCCGTTGTCGATCGAAGCGGCGGCCGACACGCACAGCGCTTCGGCAAACATCGTTTCCTCGTCCCCATAGGGCTCGGCTCTCTCACCGAGCAGCAGCAACCCAACGAGCCGGTCGGACTTGGAAAGAGGCATGACCAGCCGAGCTTTCGTCTGACGCATCACCTCCTGAGTCCAGGCCTCGTCCATCTCGCTCGGGATCGGAAGAGCGAGACCCAGCCAGGCGGCGTCGCTGGCTCCTCGTCGGGCAGCGGGTCGCAGCCGCTCGTCGTCTCGGAGCAAGATCCCCGCCCAACTCGCCCTCGTCTCTCCCATGGACACGAACAGGACGAGGTCCAGGATCTGGGAAAGCTCCATGGACCGATTCAACGTGGAGTTGAAATCCAGCAGAGTGAGCACTTCGGAAAGGCGCTTCCGCAACGCCGGATGCTCTATGCGAGTTACCAGAGGGGCGAGGGCCTGCTGGTAGCGGTACGAGGTGGGCTTGCGCTCCGTCGGCATCATCGAGCCGGCCGAGGCCTAGCGTCCCTTCTGCTTGTAGCGAACCATGACGCACATGTTCCTGCCGGCGCCGGCCTTGGCGTGCTCGACCTTGTCCATCATCTCCCGCATGATGGTGAGCCCGAGCCCACCCTTTCGCCTCTTGGCCACGAGGTCTTCGAGATCGAAATCGGGAACGGGAAGCGACTCGAGGGCTTCGCCGTCGTGAAAGATCACGATATCGAGACTCTCACCCTCGGGATCGAAATGAACTTCGATCGAGTGCCCTGGCTCACCATGGTAGGCGTGCTGGATAACGTTCGTCGCCGCCTCGTCGACCGCGAGGGCAATCTTCTCTGCCTCGGAAGCGTCGAACCCCGTTGACTCGGCGAGGCGACGGGTGAGCTCGTGCACCATGTGCAGATAGCGACTCTCACTCGGGAAACGAAGCTCCATCGCGGCGCGACGTTTGGGGCCGTCGTCTTTCCCGCCCCGCCTCGAAGCCTTTCTGGGCATGTGGGACAACCGGTGGTCAGCCCGCTACGTAGCTGTCAACACCCTCGCGCTCGGAGCTGAGCACCTTGCAGAGGTGGTTGAAGCCGAGCACTTCGAAAATGTTCCTCACCGTATCGTTCAACTCGGCGAGCCGGATGTCACCACCCCGGGATCGAACGTCTTCGATCATGCCCATGATGACACCCAGCCCTGCACTCGCGATATAGGCCAGACCTTCACCGTTGATGAGTATCTTCCGATGCCCGGCTTCGAGAGCTTCTTGAAGAGCCTGCTCGAACAGACGGACGGTGTGCGC is a window from the Vicinamibacteria bacterium genome containing:
- the cysS gene encoding cysteine--tRNA ligase, coding for MVLKLTNTLGGRLEPFEPIEPGHVRMYTCGLTVYNRGHVGNFRTFVSQDILRRYLQFKGYRVTQVTNFTDVDDKTIEGANAAGVPLREYTQKFIDYFYEDCDTLGIQRAEHYPRATDPEYIDAMIELVQKLEQRGHTYRSNGSVYFKVDSLADYGKLSRIDVAGMKAGARVDSDDYSKENLRDFVLWKAPRDGEPFWDAPMGPGRPGWHLECSAMGMKLLGETFDLHAGGVDLIFPHHENEIAQSEGATGKPFVRHWMHTEFLLVEGEKMSKSKGNQYTVRELVDEGFSPMAIRYLLLSVYYRQQLNFTREGLRQAETAIRRVDDFLDRLSEVMRPGDASEASREAARSALERFEAAMDDDLNTSAALAVLFDLVKGGNTALSSSTMTKGDADAFRGAIERMNTVLGVFGQGEKVVLDQEVEKLIAARNEARATRDYARADAIRGELDSRGIVLEDTSAGTRWRRK
- a CDS encoding SpoIIE family protein phosphatase → MMPTERKPTSYRYQQALAPLVTRIEHPALRKRLSEVLTLLDFNSTLNRSMELSQILDLVLFVSMGETRASWAGILLRDDERLRPAARRGASDAAWLGLALPIPSEMDEAWTQEVMRQTKARLVMPLSKSDRLVGLLLLGERAEPYGDEETMFAEALCVSAAASIDNGRIYEELRELNQRLSFKVYQLNSLFDITRELNRSPDASRVYEVLLTSAMGHVLTTRALVLEKGSVVVERGVPLEPEGRRDLERVSAYFGSLSDDSRVENLDDESMRTLVASLGIDLVVPLRSGDVSHGALLLGPRASGKPPGDEDREFLRALASQAASALDNLRLTREWIEKQKIEKEMALAREIQRGLLPDGEPDIPGWDIAAINIPCLTVGGDYFDYLKREGSKHWLVIADVSGKGTGAALLMASVHAALHALAGIGDLTLDALSVRLNEIVYENTELNRYVTAFFASLDATTGELNFINAGHCYPLLVRQGGEVERLVEGAPVIGLLPEIRTRQGRVFLEPGDLVVMFTDGLSETRSPEGEEFEDERIIDLATRLRGRPSREIVAQLVSRVRVFAADAGLTDDLTLMVVQRN
- a CDS encoding ATP-binding protein is translated as MPRKASRRGGKDDGPKRRAAMELRFPSESRYLHMVHELTRRLAESTGFDASEAEKIALAVDEAATNVIQHAYHGEPGHSIEVHFDPEGESLDIVIFHDGEALESLPVPDFDLEDLVAKRRKGGLGLTIMREMMDKVEHAKAGAGRNMCVMVRYKQKGR
- a CDS encoding STAS domain-containing protein; protein product: MPDLTVESRQIGEVTVIVPKGFINAHTVRLFEQALQEALEAGHRKILINGEGLAYIASAGLGVIMGMIEDVRSRGGDIRLAELNDTVRNIFEVLGFNHLCKVLSSEREGVDSYVAG